A window of the Miscanthus floridulus cultivar M001 chromosome 14, ASM1932011v1, whole genome shotgun sequence genome harbors these coding sequences:
- the LOC136502610 gene encoding factor of DNA methylation 1-like isoform X2, producing MASANEIPTGASTTPTASTTTAFDAASKLYSAWEKLLDDPSWKPSMIGAVGSDYQDEVICVNDEKLQKLRREWGEGPYKSVVDTLVERKEYDFDGTLACDLWNYKEGRKAILGECIDYLLDQVKQLTIIRHRKSRRLG from the exons ATGGCATCAGCGAACGAGATCCCGACCGGCGCTTCCACCACTCcgactgcttcgaccactacggccttcgatg CAGCCTCTAAATTGTACTCCGCATGGGAGAAACTGCTCGATGACCCAAGCTGGAAGCCCTCCATGATAGGTGCAGTTGGCAGCGATTATCAG GATGAGGTAATATGTGTTAATGATGAGAAGCTGCAAAAGTTGAGGAGGGAATGGGGGGAAGGCCCCTACAAGTCTGTTGTAGATACACTGGTGGAGAGGAAAGAGTATGACTTTGATGGGACATTAGCCTGTGATCTTTGGAACTACAAGGAAGGGAGGAAGGCTATTCTTGGAGAATGCATTGACTACCTTCTTGATCAAGTGAAACAACTCACCATCATCCGCCACCGCAAGTCTCGCAGGTTAG GATGA
- the LOC136503743 gene encoding uncharacterized protein, protein MENSARDDDAGDVFDDMETLPRRRRRWSGSATGVSPWHHLEVLTAAATGELRAAREKLAQRNQQLDEKEEELATARQQLAQRNHELDEKNEELKALRLKLQEMETRNYQAEQLDGNAADPGPSQVQTTRRQTRSMQQKKRKFGGHCASKDDNLEVLREKLIKGFMELAGPCNLGVKEIGKLNQKAFQAACAAKLPPKEAEVIVY, encoded by the exons ATGGAGAATAGTGCGAGAGACGACGACGCAGGCGATGTGTTCGACGACATGG AGACCTtgccgaggagaagaagaaggtggagcggGAGCGCCACGGGGGTGTCGCCTTGGCACCACCTGGAGGTTCTGACAGCAGCGGCGACAGGGGAGCTCAGGGCGGCGAGGGAGAAGCTTGCACAAAGGAACCAACAACTAGATGAAAAAGAAGAGGAGCTCGCGACGGCGAGGCAGCAGCTTGCACAAAGGAATCACGAGTTGGATGAGAAGAACGAGGAGCTCAAGGCTTTGAGGCTGAAGCTTCAGGAGATGGAAACCAGGAACTATCAGGCTGAACAGCTGGATGGCAATGCAGCTGATCCTGGTCCCAGCCAAGTTCAGACCACCAGG CGGCAGACAAGATCCATGCAGCAGAAGAAACGGAAGTTCGGTGGCCATTGCGCAAGCAAGGATGATAACTTGGAGGTGCTGAGAGAAAAACTTATCAAG GGATTCATGGAACTTGCGGGTCCATGTAATCTTGGGGTGAAAGAAATTGGGAAATTAAATCAGAAGGCATTCCAAGCTGCTTGCGCTGCAAAGCTGCCTCCTAAAGAAGCTGAAGTG ATCGTGTATTAG
- the LOC136502610 gene encoding factor of DNA methylation 1-like isoform X1, whose amino-acid sequence MASANEIPTGASTTPTASTTTAFDAASKLYSAWEKLLDDPSWKPSMIGAVGSDYQDEVICVNDEKLQKLRREWGEGPYKSVVDTLVERKEYDFDGTLACDLWNYKEGRKAILGECIDYLLDQVKQLTIIRHRKSRRMNGSSCAAAH is encoded by the exons ATGGCATCAGCGAACGAGATCCCGACCGGCGCTTCCACCACTCcgactgcttcgaccactacggccttcgatg CAGCCTCTAAATTGTACTCCGCATGGGAGAAACTGCTCGATGACCCAAGCTGGAAGCCCTCCATGATAGGTGCAGTTGGCAGCGATTATCAG GATGAGGTAATATGTGTTAATGATGAGAAGCTGCAAAAGTTGAGGAGGGAATGGGGGGAAGGCCCCTACAAGTCTGTTGTAGATACACTGGTGGAGAGGAAAGAGTATGACTTTGATGGGACATTAGCCTGTGATCTTTGGAACTACAAGGAAGGGAGGAAGGCTATTCTTGGAGAATGCATTGACTACCTTCTTGATCAAGTGAAACAACTCACCATCATCCGCCACCGCAAGTCTCGCAG GATGAATGGCAGTTCGTGTGCTGCTGCTCATTAA